The DNA region TTCTTCCCATTTCACTGGGTCATGGCAAAACCTTTTTCTTAACTCGTCACTAGGTGCAATTTCTCTCAACCACAAGTCAACATTGGCCTTTTCTTTCGATAATCCTCTCGGCCATAATCTATCTACAAGGATTCTGTAACCGTCTTCTTTTGAAGGTGCATCATAAACTCTTTTTATCTTTATCATCTAAATCACACACTACACTTTGTTCTTAAGTATTAAATCTTTTAAGCAGACACGACGAAAAGAACATTTTGGGGTGATGGAATGCCTCCTCATTGTGACACTATGGATGGTCCTGTTGTAAAGGCTGCAAAAATGGCTTTAGAAACTGGAAATGTTAACCTCATTCTGCCTTGGGTGCCGAAGAAAGCTGAGGCTGAGTTGAAGAAAGCGTTTGAGAAAACTCTTCATGCAAGAAAATTGGGTAAAGAAGCGGCTGAAGTTGCTGATTACTGGTTCTTTGAAACTGCGGTGCGCTTGCATAGAGAAGGTGAAGGAGCACCTTACACTGGGCTTAAACCAGCGGGGCTTGATTGGGGTCCCGTTGTGCCGCGTGCAGAAAAAGCTATTGAGAAAGGAA from Candidatus Bathyarchaeota archaeon A05DMB-5 includes:
- a CDS encoding DUF488 domain-containing protein; translation: MIKIKRVYDAPSKEDGYRILVDRLWPRGLSKEKANVDLWLREIAPSDELRKRFCHDPVKWEEFKEKYAEELERKRDLLRKIKQIEEEQGTVTLLYAAKDKEHNNAVALSNVLKSA